A stretch of Caenibius tardaugens NBRC 16725 DNA encodes these proteins:
- a CDS encoding GFA family protein encodes MTDAPAIRHGGCLCGAVRYEADWPPEALVLCHCTHCQKQAGSALSVVAALRRDALRIHGTLKTYEDRGTSGQPVWRKFCPECGSPVVTDTPAVEAQGMIFLKAGTLDETADLAPTLHYWTQSAQGWFPFDGQIACQKTQ; translated from the coding sequence CCCCGGCCATCCGTCACGGCGGGTGTCTGTGCGGCGCCGTGCGTTACGAAGCGGACTGGCCGCCCGAAGCGCTGGTCCTGTGCCATTGCACGCATTGCCAGAAACAGGCCGGTTCGGCGCTGTCCGTGGTGGCGGCGCTGCGGCGCGATGCCCTGCGCATCCACGGCACACTCAAGACTTACGAGGATCGCGGCACCAGTGGCCAGCCGGTTTGGCGAAAGTTCTGCCCCGAATGCGGGTCACCGGTGGTGACGGATACCCCCGCAGTGGAGGCTCAGGGCATGATTTTTCTGAAAGCGGGCACGCTGGATGAAACCGCCGATCTCGCGCCCACGCTGCATTACTGGACGCAGAGCGCACAGGGCTGGTTCCCGTTCGATGGCCAGATCGCCTGCCAAAAAACCCAATGA